DNA from Triticum aestivum cultivar Chinese Spring chromosome 7D, IWGSC CS RefSeq v2.1, whole genome shotgun sequence:
CACAGAAACTAACAGGCAGGCTGTTGGGCGTTTTAcatgcatgtataggttgattGCAAATCGAAGATCGGAATTAGTAGAGCGGGCTGCCGGCCTGTGCATGTGCAGAGTGGGCTGCCGACCGCACAGGGCCCCCAAATTGGTTGATTGCTTGTTCATTGCCACTTTTTTTATATAGATACACATTATTTGTTGGACTGGGGGCCCCAAAAATTTGAGGGCCCTGTGCGGTCGGCCAACTTGGCCTCCCTCATCAACGGAGCTGATTCATTAAGACAGAGCATCATCTCATGCTCTGTCTTACATGCATGATCTGTCTTCAACTGAACAATATTGTCCTGGGAAAGGAAGCCGTGGATGaatttctcatcatcttccatcaTATGGATCTTTTTTACTGCAAACAATTCACCGGTTGGTAACAAAACAATTCGCCGGTAGGTAACATAGCTCTATAGACAGATCCATTCCTTACAGATCCAATGCAATGAACATTGCTGAAAGAGTTGTATCAAGGAAACTCCAAGAGACCAAGAGGTAGCAGTTTTAACGCCGTTGAAAACTAATGCACATGCAGTTCAACATGTAGTCACGTCACGTGTCAAATCAACATGCAACAACGACTATCCACAAGCCATCAATGACTAATCGTACAGCACCCCCAACAATCGCTAGACACACCCAAAAACCGACCGCCACCAGATCCCCCCACTAATGTTCCAATCTTGTGATGATGAACCTATAGAACATCTAAAGCACCTCTTCTTCTCATGTGATTTTAGCCAGAATTTTTGGCTATCACTTGGCATTGAATGGAGCACAGACCTGAACTACAATGACATGCTGATTGAGGCCAGAAACAGGACACAGATCCAACCATTCAAAGAATGCCTAATAGCTGGCTGCTGGACCATATGGAAACATAGGAACAGTATCATCTTTGACAGCAAGAGAAGGAATTTGAGTTACTGCATCACATGTTTCAAAGAACATTATGGCACTATCATCAAGAGAGCAGCCTATTCTAAAGGAGGGAATGCAGAACTGGCTGGATTACCCTTAACTTGCTGTACTCCATCTGTAAATGACCACCCCTTATTAATGAAAAAATAGAGTTACAGTAGGGTTTTTACCCTACTATGTTTGCTAAAAAAAATGTACGTGTCAATCTCTGATTGGCCGTTTAAGGCAATAAAACaatctaaaaatccaaaaaaaaaattcTTAATGGAAAATACTACCTCCATCCCCAAATAGATGGGGTATAATTCAGTCAAAATGctttttaagtttgaccaagtatgtatacaaaaatatgaagataaacaataccaagtcaATATCCTTATATCCATCATTAGATATATTTTCATAATCTATTCATTCAATATTATAGTTGTTGATATTTTCTTCTATATATTTGGTCAAATTTAGAGAGAGTTGGCTTTTTGACTGAAATTTATACAACATCTATttggggacagagggagtagtgaaTAGTGTTTGTACTGTAAAGGATTTGCAGTCCGTGAGTCAAGTTACTCTGtgttttttaacatagtacagacgcaagcgctcatacatacgcgcatacactcatccctatgaacgcacacatgcacaccctacccatatgagcaccttcgagagactgagcggcatatcatcttgatatttacgaagtcactgtagactcgtcgtcgtcgacgggaacgtctcttctcactgaaagcgcatcgccggaaatcctgaaataaattcaggaataaagcgggcaccaggacttgaaccctggtgggctggggataccactgccCGTCTAACCATCGAACCATATAGGGTGTGGATGCACCTATGAGTCATGGACGGCGGGAATCTAATTTCGCTAGAAAACCCTCACTCTGCAGTAATGGGCCAACCAATTCCCAAATAGGTCAACCTTTTAAACTGCCTGCTGAATCCATGAGCAGGCAAGAGACAACCTGGCGAACTGAAACATCTTAGTAGGCAGAGGAAAAGAAAGCAAAAGCGATTCACGTAGTAGCGGCGAGCGAAATGTGAGCAGCTTAAACCGTGAAAACGAGGTTGTGGGAGAGCAATACAAGCGTTGTGCTGCTAGGCGAAGCTATACGTAATAGTTTTCTTGGTTTCGGGAAGGTTATGTAAGGTTTTGCACTATTTTGTTTTGTGTGTTTCTTTGTCGGTTTCTCAAGTCTTTTTGGGTTACTATTTTCCTTTTAATTGTTTTTATTCTATATTAAATTTTTAATTCATAAGATTAATAAAAACAACACCTTTTGAAATCTACGAGTAGTTTTTATATAACCAACCTTTATAAATTTCAGGAATATTTTTTTGATTCATTAACAATTTTTTGATGTTATGATCTTTTTTTATTTCTAAATATTTTTCaagttcatgaatatttttcaaatttgtgatatTTTTAAAATTCTCAAATACTTCATATTTTTTATTCAAGTGTATGTTGTAtaactcatgaatatttttctaAATCTGTTATCTTTTCctaaattcataaacatttttctaaattcaCAAGAAACAAATTCATCAAAATGAATATgaagataaacaataccaagtcaCTATCCTTATATCCATCATTAGATATATTTTCATAATTTATTCATTCAATATTATAGTTGTTGATATTTTCTTCTATATATTTGGTCAAATTTAGAGAGAGTTGGCTTTTTGACTGAAATTTATACAACATCTATTTGGAGACAGAGGGAGTAGTGAATAGTGTTTGTACTGTAAAGGATTTGCAGTCCGTGAGTCAAGTTACTCTGtgttttttaacatagtacagacgcaagcgctcatacatacgcgcatacactcacccctatgaacgcacacatgcacaccctacccatatgagcaccttcgagagactgagcggcatatcatcttgatatttacgaagtcactgtagactcgtcgtcgtcgacgggaacgtctcttctcactgaaagcgcatcgccggaaatcctgaaataaattcaggaataatgcgaggaccaggacttgaaccctggtgggctggggataccactgccCGTCTAACCATCGAACCATATGGGGTGTGGATGCACCTATGAGTCATGGACGGCGGGAATCTAATTTCGCTAGAAAACCCTCACTCTGCAGTAATGGGCCAACCGATTCCCAAATAGGTCAACCTTTTAAACTGCCTGCTGAATCCATGAGCAGGCAAGAGACAACCTGGCGAACTGAAACATCTTAGTAGCCAGAGGAAAAGAAAGCAAAAGCGATTCCCGTAGTAGCGGCGAGCGAAATGGGAGCAGCCTAAACCGTGAAAACGGGGTTGTGGGAGAGCAATACAAGCGTTGTGCTGCTAGGCGAAGCTATACGTACTAGTTTTCTTGGTTTTGGGAAGGTTATGTAAGGTTTTGCACTATTTTGTTTTGTGTGTTTCTTTGTCGGTTTCTCAAGTCTTTTTGGGTTACTATTTTCCTTTTAATTGTTTTTATTCTATATTAAATTTTTAATTCATAAGATTAATAAAAACAACACCTTTTGAAATCTACGAGTAGTTTTTATATAACCAACCTTTACAAATTTCAGGAATATTTTTTTGATTCATTAACAATTTTTTGAAGTCATGGTTGTTTTTTTATTTCTAAATATTTTTCaagttcatgaatatttttcaaatttgtgatatTTTTAAAATTCTCAAATACTTCATATTTTTTTATTCAAGTGTATGTTGTAtaactcatgaatatttttctaAATCTGTTATCTTTTCCTAAATTCgtaaacatttttctaaattcaCAAAAAACAAATTCATGAAAATAAATATgaagataaacaataccaagtcaCTATCCTTATATCCATCATTAGATATATTTTCATAATCTAGTCATTCAATATTATAGTTGTTGATATTTTCTTCTATATATTTGGTCAAATTTAGAGAGAGTTGGCTTTTTGACTGAAATTTGTACAACATCTATttggggacagagggagtagtgaaTAGTGTTTGTACTGTAAAGGATTTGCAGTCCGTGAGTCAAGTTACTCTGtgttttttaacatagtacagacgcaagcgctcatacatacgcgcatacactcaaccctatgaacgcacacatgcacaccctacccatatgagcaccttcgagagactgagcggcatatcatcttgatatttacgaagtcactgtagactcgtcgtcgtcgacgggaacgtctcttctcactgaaagcgcatcgccggaaatcctgaaataaattcaggaataaagcgagcaccaggacttgaaccctggtgggctggggataccactgccCGTCTAACCATCGAACCATATGGGGTGTGGATGCACCTATGAGTCATGGACAGCGGGAATCTAATTTCGCTAGAAAACCCTCACTCTGCAGTAATGGGCCAACCGATTCCCAAATAGGTCAACCTTTTAAACTGCCTGCTGAATCCATGAGCAGGCAAGAGACAACCTGATGAACTGAAACATCTTAGTAGGCAGAGGAAAAGAAAGCAAAAGCGATTCCCGTAGTAGCGGCGAGCGAAATGGGAGCAGCCTAAACCGTGAAAACGGGGTTGTGGGAGAGCAATACAAGCGTTGTGCTGCTAGGCGAAGCTATACGTACTAGTTTTCTTGGTTTTGGGAAGGTTATGTAAGGTTTTGCACTATTTTGTTGTGTGTGTTTCTTTGTCGGTTTCTCAAGTCTTTTTGGTTACTATTttcctttttattatttttattctaTATTAAATTTTTAATTCATAAGATTAATAAAAACAACACCTTTTGAAATCTACGAGTAGTTTTTATATAACCAAGCTTTACAAATTTCAGGAATATTTTTTTGATTCATTAACAATTTTTTGAAGTCATGGTTGTTTTTTTATTTCTAAATATTTTTCaagttcatgaatatttttcaaatttgtgatatTTTTAAAATTCTCAAATACTTCATATTTTTTATTCAAGTGTATGTTGTAtaactcatgaatatttttctaaatctgttattttttcctaaatttgtaaacatttttctaaattcaCAAAAAACAAATTCATCAAAATGAATATgaagataaacaataccaagtcaATATCCTTATATCCATCATTAGATATATTTTCATAATCTATTCATTCAATATTATAGTTGTTGATATTTTCTTCTATATATTTGGTCAAATTTAGAGAGAGTTGGCTTTTTGACTGAAATTTCTACAACATCTATTTGGGGACAAAGGGAGTAGTGAATAGTGTTTGTACTGTAAAGGATTTGCAGTCCGTGAGTCAAGTTACTCTGtgttttttaacatagtacagacgcaagcgctcatacctacgcgcatacactcatccctatgaacgcacacatgcacaccctacccatatgagcaccttcgagagactgagcggCATATCATCTTGATATTTACGAAGTCACTATAGACtcgtcgtcgtcgacgggaacgtctcttctcactgaaagcgcatcgccggaaatcctgaaataaattcaggaataatgcgagcaccaggacttgaaccctggtgggctggggataccactgccTGTCTAACCATCGAACCATATGGGGTGTGGATGCACCTATGAGTCATGGACGGCGGGAATCTAATTTCGCTAGAAAACCCTCACTCTGCAGTAATGGGCCAACCGATTCCCAAATAGGTCAACCTTTTAAACTGCCTGCTGAATCCATGAGCAGGCAAGAGACAACCTGGCGAACTGAAACATCTTAGTAGGCAGAGGAAAAGAAAGCAAAAGCGATTCCTGTAGTAGCGGCGAGCGAAATGGGAGCAGCCTAAACCGTGAAAACGGGGTTGTGGGAGAGCAATACAAGCGTTGCGCTGCTAGGCGAAGCTATACGTACTAGTTTTCTTGGTTTTGGGAAGGTTATGTAAGGTTTTGCACTATTTTGTTTTGTGTGCTTCTTTGTCGGTTTCTCAAGTCTTTTTGGGTTACTATtttcatttttattatttttattctaTATTAAATTTTTAATTCATAAGATTAATAAAAACAACACCTTTTGAAATCTACGAGTAGTTTTTATATAACTAACCTTTATGAATTTCTGGAATATTTTTTTGATTCATTAACAATTTTTTGAAGTCATGATCGTTTTTTATTTCTAAATATTTTTCaagttcatgaatatttttcaaatttgtgatatTTCTAAAATTCTCAAATACTTCATATTTTTCAAGTTCATGAATATTTTTCTAAATCTGTTATTTTTTCCTAAATTCgtaaacatttttctaaattcaCAAAAAACAAATTCATGAAAATGAATATgaagataaacaataccaagtcaCTATCCTTATATCCATCATTAGATATATTTTCATAATCTATTCATTCAATATTATAGTTGTTGATATTTTCTATATTTAGAGAGAGTGTTGTACTAAAGCTACAACAATTAATATGGATAGGAGGGAGTACCTTTCTTCGCAGCACGAAGCGATagagaagaaaagaaagggagCAAGGGAACGACCGGAGCTGCCAGAAGATGAGCGGGCCGCTGAGCTCATACAAGGGTCGGATCTACATCTGCCGTGTGCAAGACCCTCAGCGGTGCAACATGCATTtcaaaaagaaaaaggggaaaagtAGTGCACCATGAAGGGTGAAATGCATCTTGACCCTGCAACGGGGTGATGCCAATTATTGACTTTACAGGATGGTTAACTCTATATCCCACTCATATGGTCACTAGGTTTGGTCTACAGTTCAGCTAATTGTGTACTTGCCTAAAATGGTCAAAATCACGCTGATGTTCTTTGTGGTGGAACCAACCGACCAAGGTTCAAATCGTAGATTTGACATTGGTGCTCACATTTTTATGGATCACCTcaatctctcggaggtgctcataggttGTTGTGCGTGTGTGTTGATAGGGATGAATGTATGAGTGTCTGCGTCTCTATACCATGTTTAAAAAAATATTTATACAGACTTAAATTTGCTAAATCATCCATTATTTTTTATTCATGAAGATAATGGTTTGACCAATGATTACTTACTGATGGACAATTCATAATTAGATGTTGCATTACAACTTCGCAGCTTATGAACCACATATTAATGAAGCAATGTTGGTCACAAACTTGTCTTGAGCAATCAAACTACCCCTTATTTTTTGTGGCAAGTAGATCGGCGGAATATACTAGTATTCCGATGAACCATAGCACATGAATCACGTATCAAACTCAAATATAGAGATGAGCAGAGAGCTTGGGATCGGTGAGGACCTCCAGCGGGTACTTGCGGCTAGTGGTTAGCCCAAAAACCACGTCCATGCAATGCTCAGCTCCTCCTTGGCCATCCCATCCGGTAGTGTCCAGGTGAACCCGTGCAGTAGGTTCGCTAGGCTAAGGCGCACCTCCTTGAGCCCGAGGTTGTAGCCGGGGCACATCCGCCGGCCAGACCCGAATGGAAGAAGCTCCAGGTCCTGCCCTTTCACGTCGATCTTGCTCCCAATAAACCTCTCTGGCCTGAACTCCTCCGGGGCGTCCCACAGCTCCGGGTGCCGGCCGATGGACCACACGCGCACCCTTGGGCACATCGTACCCATCAATGATGGCGTCCTCGCGGGTGACGCGCGGGATTCATCACAACCGTGTTTGCTATGTTCATAGACATGCTTATGTGGTGCATTCAAGTAGGACGGTGCAAGGACACCTTTTTCTTGTTGCAACGCATGGACATGTTTTGCTAGTGTATACAAAAATATGAAGATAAACAGTACCAAATCAATATCCTTATATCCATCATTAGATATATTTTCAGAATCTATTTATTCAGTATTGTAGTTGTCGATATTTTCTTCTATATGTTTAGTCAGACTAAGAGAGAATTGAATTTTTGACTGAATTTATACAATATCTATttggggacagagggagtagagAATAGTGTTTGTACTGTAAAGGATTTGTAGTCAGTAGATCATTTTTTTTAGAATCTGCAGTGAGTCAGTCAAGTCACTTTGTTAGTCGTATGATGTGGATGCACCTATGAGTCACAGATGGGGCAATTTTATTTCGCGCTTAAGGCGCGGAATAACTCCTAGCGGTAGAAAACCCTCAGTCTGCAGTAATGGGCCGACCCATGTATGATACTAGTTTTCTTGGTTATGGAAGGTTCTGCACTGTCTTTTGTGAGTTTCTTTGTCGGATTTCAAGGTCTATTTGGGTTACTATTTTtcttgttttcctttttattttattatttatttcatttttaAGTTTTAATTCATCAATATTAGAAATAACACTTTTTGAAATCCATGGTAGTTTAAATAACTAAAAAAATAAGTTTCTTTAATATTATTTTTTGATTCATGGACATTTTTGAAGTAACGATATTTTTTAATTCTGAATACTTTCAAATTCATTAATATTtgtcaaatttgagaaaaaaattaaattctcaaatattttttttattcaagtatcttttgtaaaatttatgaatatttttctaaATATGTGATGTGTTTTGTAAATTCCTAACATTTTCTAAATTCGCAAACAAGTTTTTACATTAATGAGCTTTTTTAATCTGTCAAAAACGGGTAGAGTTTTTCCGAGAGAGGAAATGGCGGTTCTTTTGTATTCCCTCCGGTCCATATTAATTGATGTAGTTTTAGTACAACACTTGTACAACGTTGTACTAAAGCTgctgcgacaattaatatggatcgaaggGAGAACCTTTTGGCCAGACAGAGAAGAAAAGAAATGGAGCAAGCTGGCGAGCGGAGCTGCCAGAAGAGGAGCGGGACGCTGAGCTCGGACCAGGGTCGTACCTTATGAACCACATATTAATGAAGCAATGTTGGTCACAGATTTGTCTTGAGCAATAAAACTACCCCTTATTTTGTGTGGCAAGTAGATTGGCGGAATATACTAGTATTCCGATGGACCATACACATGCATGACGTATATCAAATTCAAAGAAAGAGATGAGCTGGGAGCTTTGGGGTCGGCGACGACCTCCAGCGGGTACTTGCGGCCGGTGGTTAGCCCAAGAACCTCCTTCATGCTCAGCGGGTACTTGCGGATGGAGGGAGAACCTTTTTACCCAGCAGGAAGCGAgagagaagaaaagagagggatcaAGCGAGCAAGCAGGCTGCTAGAAGAGGAGCGGGCTTCTTGAGCACCTCGGAGCTCGGACCAGGGTCGGAGCTACATCTACCTTGTGCAAGACGCTCAGCACTCAGCAGTGCAACATGCATTTCAaaaggaaaaagggggaaaagCAGTCCATCATGCATGCTAGTAGTAAAATGCATCTTGACCCGGTCACGGGGTGATGCCAATTATTGACTTTACAAGATGGCTAACTTTGATATCCCATTTATATAGTACTCCCGATCCATATTATTTATCGCTGGTTTAGTATAAACTTGAGGTAACTAGGTTTGGTCTATAGACTTGTCTTGAGCAATCAAGCTACCCCTTATTTTTTGTTGCAGAAAGACTGGCGGAATAGACTAGTATTCTGACGAACCATAACACATGCATGACGCATATCAAACTCAAAGATAGAGATGAGCAGGGAGCTTGGGATCGGCGACGACCTCCAGCGGGTACTTGCGGCTGGTGGTTAGCCCAAACACCTCCTCCATGCTCAGCTCCTCCTTACTCATCCCCTCCGGCAGTGTCCAGGTGAACCCGTGCAGTAGGTTCGCCAGACTAAGGCGCACCTCTTTCAGCCCGAGGTTGTAGCCGGGGCACATCCGCCGGCCTGACCCGAATGGAAGAAGCTCCAGGTCCTGCCCTTTCACGTCGATCTTGCTCCCAATAAACCTCTCTGGCCTGAACTCCTCCGGGGCGTCCCACAGCTCCGGGTCCCGGCCCATGGCCCACACGTTGATGAGCACGCGCGCACCCTTGGGAACGTCGTATCCTCCAACGGCCGCGTCCTCGCGGGCGACGCGCGGGATGAGGAGCGGGACGATGGGGTGCATGCGCATGGTTTCTTTCACCATGGCCTCGATGTAGGGCAGGTTCGGCATGTCCTCCTCCATCACCCAGCGGCCGCGGCCCACGATGCGGTCTAGCTCCTTGGTGGCCACGTCGAAGGCATCCGGCCTCCTCAGGAGCTCTGACATGGCCCACTCCACGGTGGCGGCCGAGCTCTCCGTGCCGCCGGCGATAAGGTCTTGTGTGAAAGCCTTGACGCCGATGCGGCCAAGCGGGACCTCGAGGCTGGGGTCGTCGGCGATGTCCATGAGCACATCCACCATGTccctcgccgcctcgccgtcgcGACGGCGGTGCTCGCCTACGCTGTGCTCGTCGAGTACGTGCTCCATGAGCGCGTCAAACATCTTCCCCACCTTCTTCATCCGCCGCACGTACCCCTGCAGGTCCATCCAGTCCAGCCATGGGATCCAGTCGCCGATGTTGAGCACGCCGTTGAGCAGGAACAGCTCGTCCATCATCCACCTGAACACCTCCATCGACGGCACCGGCCCCTCCGACGAGCCGTCGGCGAACAACCGCTTCCCCATCACCATTCGTGTGATCACGTTCAAGCTCAGCGTCGACATGTGGTCCCTATAGAGATGCACGACGCGCTTGGGCCCAGACACCGCAAATATGTCACGCACCATGGCGTGCACCTCGTCCACACGGATGTGCGCCATGAGTGCGAGGCGGCGTGGGCTGAAGAGCTTGGTGAGGCAGATGCGGCGCGCCTGGCGCCAATAGGCGCCGTAGGGCGACCATGTAATGTCAGCGTAGTTGTAGGTGGTGTACTTGCCGGAGGCCGTCTTAGGGCGGTCGACGTAGAGGATGTCCTTGGTCCTGAGGAAGAACCTGGCCATGTCGACCGACGAGGCAACAATGAGAGGGAAGGAGCCAAATCGAAGGTGCATGAGCGGGCCGTACTTCTTGGAGAGCTCGTGGATGGAGCGGTGTGGTAGCGCGCCGATGAGGTCGAAGTTGCCGATGATCGGCCAAGGTTTCGGGCCAGGCGGGAGGTTGTACTTCTTGCCGTGACGGAAAGTGGCTTtgagaaagaggaagaggaagagggcggcgagcaccattgTAGGGAGGATGGTGTTCTCCATTATTGACTCGCCAGGGGGAGGTAGCTAGCTAGACTGATTTGCAGATCTATGCAAGTATTATGCAGATGAGCCCGTGTACTTATAGGAGCGGGGCTAATTCAACCTCT
Protein-coding regions in this window:
- the LOC123169117 gene encoding ent-cassadiene hydroxylase-like, coding for MHFTTSMHDGLLFPLFPFEMHVALLSAERLAQAKHVHALQQEKGVLAPSYLNAPHKHVYEHSKHGCDESRASPARTPSLMGTMCPRVRVWSIGRHPELWDAPEEFRPERFIGSKIDVKGQDLELLPFGSGRRMCPGYNLGLKEVRLSLANLLHGFTWTLPDGMAKEELSIAWTWFLG
- the LOC123169116 gene encoding trimethyltridecatetraene synthase-like; the protein is MENTILPTMVLAALFLFLFLKATFRHGKKYNLPPGPKPWPIIGNFDLIGALPHRSIHELSKKYGPLMHLRFGSFPLIVASSVDMARFFLRTKDILYVDRPKTASGKYTTYNYADITWSPYGAYWRQARRICLTKLFSPRRLALMAHIRVDEVHAMVRDIFAVSGPKRVVHLYRDHMSTLSLNVITRMVMGKRLFADGSSEGPVPSMEVFRWMMDELFLLNGVLNIGDWIPWLDWMDLQGYVRRMKKVGKMFDALMEHVLDEHSVGEHRRRDGEAARDMVDVLMDIADDPSLEVPLGRIGVKAFTQDLIAGGTESSAATVEWAMSELLRRPDAFDVATKELDRIVGRGRWVMEEDMPNLPYIEAMVKETMRMHPIVPLLIPRVAREDAAVGGYDVPKGARVLINVWAMGRDPELWDAPEEFRPERFIGSKIDVKGQDLELLPFGSGRRMCPGYNLGLKEVRLSLANLLHGFTWTLPEGMSKEELSMEEVFGLTTSRKYPLEVVADPKLPAHLYL